The following coding sequences are from one Clostridia bacterium window:
- a CDS encoding 2-oxo acid dehydrogenase subunit E2 — protein sequence VPATVSGVVREIHVREGDEVREGTPLITVDEAAGQGAAANDGAAANAAAAAPAPAAGGPASSPAPAAPAPAPAPAAPGNGALVPAAPSVRRFARELGVDITQVRGTGPGGRISMDDVKAYVRERQQALAAGLPGALAAGLPAAPAVPLPDFSKWGEIRREKMSGVRRATAHHMARVWATVPHVTQFDEADVTEIERFRKAYGPRVEAAGGKLTVTAILLKVVAQALKVFPKFATSVDMAAEELIYKNYCHIGVAVDTEHGLLVPVIRDVDKKSLIQLAVELGEVAERARQRKLAPEDMQGGCFTISNLGGIGGTGFTPIVNAPEVAILGVSRTQVRPVYTGDRFEPRTILPLSLSYDHRVIDGADGARFLRWIVEALEHPLLLALEG from the coding sequence GTTCCGGCCACGGTGAGCGGCGTGGTACGGGAGATCCACGTGCGCGAGGGGGACGAGGTGCGGGAGGGCACGCCGCTGATCACCGTCGACGAGGCGGCGGGCCAGGGCGCGGCCGCGAACGATGGAGCGGCGGCGAATGCGGCAGCGGCCGCGCCTGCGCCGGCGGCCGGGGGGCCTGCGTCCTCGCCTGCGCCCGCCGCGCCCGCGCCCGCGCCGGCCCCCGCGGCCCCGGGCAACGGCGCCCTCGTTCCCGCCGCGCCGTCCGTGCGCCGCTTCGCGCGCGAGCTCGGCGTCGACATCACGCAGGTGCGCGGCACCGGCCCCGGCGGCCGCATCTCCATGGACGACGTGAAAGCGTACGTTCGCGAGCGCCAGCAGGCCCTCGCCGCCGGCCTCCCGGGCGCCCTCGCCGCCGGCCTGCCGGCGGCGCCCGCCGTTCCGCTGCCGGACTTCTCCAAGTGGGGCGAGATCCGCCGGGAGAAGATGAGCGGCGTGCGCAGGGCGACCGCGCACCACATGGCCCGCGTGTGGGCCACCGTGCCGCACGTCACCCAGTTCGACGAGGCGGACGTCACCGAAATCGAGCGTTTCCGCAAGGCCTACGGGCCGCGCGTCGAGGCGGCCGGCGGCAAGCTCACGGTGACGGCGATCCTTCTGAAAGTCGTCGCCCAGGCGCTCAAGGTCTTCCCCAAGTTCGCCACGAGCGTCGACATGGCCGCGGAAGAGCTGATCTACAAGAACTACTGCCACATCGGCGTCGCCGTCGACACGGAGCACGGCCTGCTCGTGCCCGTCATCCGCGACGTCGACAAGAAGAGCCTGATCCAGCTGGCCGTGGAGCTCGGCGAGGTCGCGGAGCGGGCGCGCCAGCGCAAGCTCGCGCCGGAGGACATGCAGGGCGGCTGCTTCACGATCTCCAACCTCGGCGGCATCGGCGGCACCGGCTTCACGCCCATCGTGAACGCCCCGGAAGTGGCCATCCTCGGCGTGTCCCGCACGCAGGTGCGGCCCGTCTACACGGGCGACCGCTTCGAGCCGCGCACGATCCTGCCGCTTTCGCTGTCGTACGACCACCGCGTGATCGACGGCGCCGACGGCGCGCGCTTCCTGCGGTGGATCGTGGAGGCGCTGGAACACCCGTTGCTGCTCGCATTGGAGGGCTGA
- the lpdA gene encoding dihydrolipoyl dehydrogenase — MPTDKAQVVVLGGGPGGYAAAFAAADLGLDVTLVDEAANPGGVCLYRGCIPSKALLHVAALIREAERSSEWGVTFGKPRVDLDRLRAWKGQVVQKLTGGLGVLTKQRKIRYVQGRGRLRDAHTLDVRLVDGGETSIAFEYLILATGSRPLAIPALSLDSPRVMDSTAALEIEDVPKELLVVGGGYIGAELATVYAALGSNVTIVELTDGLLPGVDRDLVRPLQNRMKSEMKALHFNTRVVELKESGKRLRARLEGPGIEQPEQEFDKVLVAVGRVPNTQDIGLEHTRVVVDAKGFVQVDAARRTAEPHIFAIGDVAGQPMLAHKASHEGRVAAQAIAGRKVAFEPQAIPAVVFTDPEIAWCGLTETEAKAQGRAVQVAKFPWGASGRATTLGRNDGVTKVVVDPDTKRVLGVGIAGPGAGEMIAEGVLAVEMAALAEDLMLSIHPHPTLSETVMEAAEAIYGHATHFYG; from the coding sequence ATGCCGACCGACAAGGCGCAGGTGGTCGTGCTGGGCGGCGGGCCCGGCGGGTACGCCGCCGCCTTCGCCGCCGCCGATCTCGGGCTGGACGTGACGCTCGTCGACGAGGCCGCCAACCCCGGCGGCGTGTGTCTCTACCGCGGGTGCATCCCCTCGAAGGCGCTGCTCCACGTGGCCGCGCTTATCCGCGAAGCGGAGCGCTCCAGCGAGTGGGGCGTCACCTTCGGCAAGCCGCGCGTCGACCTGGACCGGCTGCGGGCGTGGAAGGGCCAGGTCGTGCAGAAGCTGACAGGCGGGCTGGGGGTCCTCACGAAGCAGCGGAAGATCCGCTACGTGCAGGGCCGCGGCCGGCTGCGCGACGCGCACACGCTGGACGTGCGCCTGGTGGACGGCGGCGAGACGTCGATCGCGTTCGAATACCTCATCCTCGCCACCGGCTCGCGCCCGCTCGCCATCCCGGCGCTCTCGCTGGACAGCCCCCGGGTGATGGATTCCACCGCGGCGCTGGAGATCGAGGACGTGCCCAAGGAGTTGCTCGTCGTGGGCGGCGGCTACATCGGCGCGGAGCTGGCCACGGTCTACGCGGCGCTCGGCTCCAACGTGACCATCGTGGAGCTGACGGACGGCCTCCTGCCGGGCGTCGACCGTGACCTCGTCCGGCCGCTGCAGAACCGCATGAAGTCGGAGATGAAGGCGCTCCACTTCAACACGCGCGTGGTGGAGCTGAAGGAGAGCGGCAAACGCCTGCGTGCGCGCCTGGAGGGGCCGGGCATCGAGCAGCCGGAGCAGGAGTTCGACAAGGTGCTCGTGGCCGTGGGGCGCGTCCCCAACACGCAGGACATCGGCCTCGAACACACGCGCGTCGTCGTCGACGCCAAGGGCTTCGTCCAGGTCGACGCCGCGCGGCGCACGGCGGAGCCGCACATCTTCGCCATCGGCGACGTGGCGGGCCAGCCGATGCTGGCGCACAAGGCCTCGCACGAGGGGCGCGTGGCGGCGCAGGCCATCGCCGGGCGGAAGGTGGCGTTCGAGCCGCAGGCCATCCCGGCCGTCGTCTTCACCGACCCGGAGATCGCCTGGTGCGGCCTCACGGAAACGGAGGCCAAGGCGCAAGGGCGCGCCGTGCAGGTGGCGAAGTTCCCCTGGGGCGCGTCCGGACGCGCGACGACGCTCGGCCGCAACGACGGCGTCACGAAGGTCGTCGTCGACCCCGACACGAAGCGCGTGCTCGGCGTGGGCATCGCCGGGCCGGGCGCCGGGGAGATGATCGCCGAGGGCGTGCTCGCGGTGGAGATGGCCGCCCTGGCCGAGGACCTCATGCTCAGCATCCACCCGCACCCGACGCTGTCGGAGACGGTGATGGAGGCGGCCGAGGCGATCTACGGCCACGCGACGCACTTCTACGGATGA